The Diospyros lotus cultivar Yz01 chromosome 15, ASM1463336v1, whole genome shotgun sequence genome has a window encoding:
- the LOC127792022 gene encoding uncharacterized protein LOC127792022 isoform X2, translating into MASKFAEDRGNTETDDGTAAIQKKRARRVSFAEITSVHVFDRDEDYETPPEAKPSSDGPESGQPDQGLGFHRESTDGEDSRDSLKDEEAEDDDDELTVRKSFFQPFESPSPGSTIGSATSNDEDIFFGPVSASFIRTGRMSDSVASDENHDITMDSTAFSMHFRSLARSDSEDLKTPAGVHLSFDEKTPTQNTIPTNLGSSMVLTVAKNPISASSTSVEKLSGCSDSNDMSLVGENPDRYDYGRLSFGLDALLAEGTKDLHAVPISDKGIVSNSPINMKSSFLPEKKHNDLTEPNNSRDSNMKPVETCDMPGEAVSSVREKKQSDTNARCSVLADMHNASPCDVYTDGNEQSRSPNQLNKRMMSSMSKESNNLEMRPASDYAVNYGASSELENNVCRQLDVFASQECESPLEGSMSSSLLAIERQIVLDSGSLFKNLQTATPQKHSGSFVWDDIRKYGNGLSSIQRSIPRLEMLKTSPFSSTLKMNIDSTFLSSGNISKTSPYGSVLKRKKEDAQIKHMDTSAVCCEEKLHSVIQEDGERKHMTNMDNNDVEILESIVDASHPESSTGVTSVQISPIRMSTGTILGEEPVKLAEEGASLSQLTSLGKMRRMNLLTSADRTGGMAVTSGTDSLLSRSAFDHVKDKRATGSPTKSLHSLEKTMPKKLFETTGYRDSHSQDFWLYDQDNNTKTINLAHDADSREDFRNSSQLATVANKLDSPFMDVVPSSSPIIDTNHTKESTETADGRNINLHSLLDKSGATGIFWTPLADRDLKLKSMDENLLIGTDPVRSTKNLTEGWLRASSFHSASPVVHRGDRESSHQKLVEMHTQSPSRKGLYDVRPKDILNSVSMQDVQVANTSQLRSEFENLSSRKRGRKDVVPGNSNLLDEIERTDRSPKLHKSEGRDSEFLSVCPDKSNDGISRMGPEASLEHWADILSKLLEDSKQLILPSIEKLNLQAIQVLEDVLVNLRGQQIYQFLSNEVRSQKSVVNLANLQHKRIVEMKLLLHRLLHEQVKGQLMRVKQERLLEKVHRLNLGIQEIQMLKLNSLSSISVASATDAQVDYNHSCMAGLEGVKEEEVAGDKLTALRKVLDASERKIISLTKSLQTSCKMKGEPSCGEAIFLVTNHLKKKACCRFTRLGLQLWEVDNLKNMNGQRNMVLNYLGFIIQRLTVNVGPVSHMVVSNELNDVNILKNLPNMDAYTAFEFVISANTTWKYVGSRSLTQETQITSSVLGNLLDVVEEIQVARVELQNLIKACFHCPYVGKLELHLHFVNLRSGTKVALTLDVSCLQWGTYPTEIIPSLSGGPAAMSQKSLPETLSAEITAAIHDLRPGYLRLLRLCRSVSHAVHAWSG; encoded by the exons AAGATATCTTTTTCGGCCCTGTATCAGCTAGTTTTATCAGAACTGGAAGGATGTCAGATTCTGTAGCTTCAGATGAAAACCATGATATTACAATGGATTCAACAGCTTTTTCAATGCATTTTCGTAGTCTAGCAAGGTCAGACTCGGAAGACCTGAAAACTCCAGCAGGTGTTCATCTTTCTTTTGATGAGAAAACACCAACCCAGAACACCATACCCACTAATCTTGGAAGCTCAATGGTATTGACTGTAGCTAAGAATCCAATATCCGCATCTTCTACGTCTGTTGAGAAGTTAAGCGGTTGCAGTGATTCTAATGATATGAGTCTTGTTGGAGAAAATCCAGATAGGTATGACTATGGAAGACTATCTTTTGGATTGGATGCACTCTTGGCTGAAGGAACTAAGGACTTGCATGCTGTTCCTATATCTGACAAAGGCATTGTTTCTAATTCACCAATAAACATGAAAAGTAGTTTTTTGCCAGAAAAGAAGCATAATGATCTCACGGAGCCTAACAACAGTAGAGATAGCAATATGAAACCCGTGGAAACTTGTGATATGCCTGGTGAAGCAGTTTCTTCTGTCCGTGAAAAGAAACAGAGTGACACAAATGCTAGATGCAGTGTCTTGGCTGACATGCACAATGCTTCACCTTGTGATGTCTATACTGATGGCAATGAACAAAGCCGGTCTCCTAATCAGTTAAACAAG AGAATGATGTCCAGTATGAGCAAGGAGTCAAACAATTTGGAAATGCGGCCTGCATCAGATTATGCTGTCAATTATGGTGCCTCATCAGAACTAGAAAACAATGTCTGTCGTCAGTTAGACGTGTTTGCCTCACAAGAATGTGAATCCCCATTGGAAGGGTCAATGTCCTCATCATTGTTGGCTATAGAAAGGCAAATAGTTCTTGATAGTGGTAGTTTGTTCAAAAACTTGCAGACTGCAACTCCCCAAAAGCACTCTGGTTCTTTTGTATGGGATGATATCAGAAAATATGGTAATGGCCTATCATCTATTCAGAGAAGCATTCCTCGACTGGAAATGCTCAAGACTTCTCCTTTTTCATCCACACTCAAAATGAATATAGATTCAACATTCTTATCGTCAGGGAACATTTCTAAGACTTCTCCATATGGATCTGTgctgaaaagaaagaaagaagatgctCAGATTAAACACATGGATACTTCAGCTGTTTGTTGTGAAGAAAAACTACATTCTGTTATCCAGGAAGATGGAGAAAGAAAGCATATGACCAACATGGACAATAATGATGTTGAAATTCTGGAGAGCATTGTAGATGCAAGCCATCCTGAAAGCTCTACAGGTGTTACAAGTGTTCAAATTTCTCCAATCCGGATGTCTACGGGCACCATTCTTGGGGAAGAACCTGTTAAACTTGCAGAAGAAGGGGCTTCACTCTCTCAGTTAACTTCGCTCGGAAAGATGAGACGGATGAATCTCTTGACATCAGCAGATCGGACAGGGGGAATGGCTGTTACTTCTGGAACAGATTCCTTGTTGTCAAGGAGTGCTTTTGATCATGTAAAGGATAAGAGAGCAACTGGCTCACCAACTAAATCTCTTCATTCTCTAGAGAAAACTATGCCAAAGAAGTTATTCGAGACAACAGGATATCGGGATAGTCACTCACAAGATTTTTGGCTGTATGACCAGGATAATAATACTAAAACTATAAATTTGGCACATGATGCAGATTCAAGGGAAGATTTTAGAAATTCCAGCCAGTTGGCTACAGTTGCCAATAAGTTGGACTCTCCTTTCATGGATGTAGTACCATCAAGCTCGCCCATCATTGACACGAACCATACTAAAGAATCCACTGAAACTGCTGatggaagaaatattaatcttCATTCCTTGCTAGATAAATCTGGAGCCACAGGGATTTTCTGGACCCCTCTGGCTGATAGGGACCTGAAACTTAAATCTATGGATGAGAATCTCCTGATTGGAACAGACCCAGTGAGATCTACAAAGAACCTTACAGAGGGATGGTTGAGAGCTTCTTCTTTTCATTCTGCTTCTCCAGTTGTTCATAGGGGTGATAGGGAGTCATCACACCAAAAG CTGGTGGAGATGCATACTCAAAGTCCATCAAGGAAAGGGCTGTATGATGTGAGGCCCAAAGATATACTCAATTCAGTTTCAATGCAAGATGTACAAGTTGCCAACACCAGCCAATTGAGAAGTGAATTTGAGAATCTTTCTTCACGgaaaagaggaaggaaagaTGTGGTACCTGGGAACAGTAATCTTTTAGATGAAATTGAGAGGACCGATAGGAGTCCTAAACTTCATAAAAGTGAGGGCCGTGATTCAGAGTTCTTGTCAGTTTGTCCGGATAAAAGTAATGATGGAATATCTAGAATGGGACCTGAGGCAAGTTTGGAGCACTGGGCTGAT ATCTTATCAAAACTTCTGGAAGATTCAAAACAGTTGATTTTGCCATCAATTGAGAAGCTAAATTTGCAAGCA ATTCAGGTGCTGGAAGATGTTTTGGTTAACTTGAGGGGACAGCAAATTTATCAATTCCTTTCCAATGAAGTTCGGTCTCAG AAATCAGTTGTCAATCTCGCTAATCTGCAGCATAAAAG AATAGTGGAAATGAAACTCTTGTTGCATAGATTATTGCATGAACAGGTCAAAGGGCAGTTAATGCGCGTGAAACAAGAGAGGCTACTG GAAAAAGTACATAGATTGAACCTTGGAATTCAGGAGATTcaaatgttaaagttgaatTCTTTGTCAAGCATATCTGTAGCATCTGCAACTGATGCTCAGGTCGATTATAATCATTCTTGTATGGCTGGTTTGGAGGGTGTAAAAGAGGAAGAG GTTGCTGGTGACAAACTAACTGCATTGAGGAAGGTGTTGGATGCatcagaaagaaaaattataagctTGACTAAATCTCTTCAGACCTCTTGTAAGATGAAAGGAGAACCAAGCTGTGGTGAAGCTATATTTTTAGTTACCAATCACTTGAAGAAGAAAGCTTGTTGCAGGTTTACACGCCTGGGCTTGCAG TTGTGGGAAGTTGATAATCTGAAGAATATGAACGGTCAGCGCAATATGGTTCTCAACTATTTGGGCTTCATCATCCAAAG GTTGACAGTAAATGTAGGTCCAGTTTCACATATGGTAGTTTCAAATGAGTTGAATGATGTGAACATCTTGAAG AATCTCCCAAATATGGATGCTTACACTGCTTTTGAGTTTGTGATTAGTGCAAACACCACTTGGAAGTATGTTGGTTCTAGGAGTTTGACTCAAGAAACACAA ATAACCAGTTCAGTTTTAGGTAATTTGCTAGATGTTGTTGAGGAGATACAAGTAGCACGGGTTGAACTTCAAAATCTTATCAAAGCATGTTTTCATTGTCCATATG TTGGAAAGCTTGAACTTCATCTACATTTTGTCAACCTTAGAAGTGGTACAAAGGTGGCATTGACTCTTGATGTGTCGTGTTTACAATG GGGCACATATCCTACGGAGATTATTCCGTCTTTATCGGGGGGACCAGCTGCCATGTCGCAAAAATCACTGCCTGAAACACTCTCAGCTGAAATTACAGCTGCAATTCATGATCTGAGACCTGGATATTTAAGGCTTTTGCGTCTTTGTCGGAGCGTATCCCATGCGGTTCACGCTTGGAGTGGGTAA
- the LOC127792022 gene encoding uncharacterized protein LOC127792022 isoform X1 encodes MASKFAEDRGNTETDDGTAAIQKKRARRVSFAEITSVHVFDRDEDYETPPEAKPSSDGPESGQPDQGLGFHRESTDGEDSRDSLKDEEAEDDDDELTVRKSFFQPFESPSPGSTIGSATSNDEDIFFGPVSASFIRTGRMSDSVASDENHDITMDSTAFSMHFRSLARSDSEDLKTPAGVHLSFDEKTPTQNTIPTNLGSSMVLTVAKNPISASSTSVEKLSGCSDSNDMSLVGENPDRYDYGRLSFGLDALLAEGTKDLHAVPISDKGIVSNSPINMKSSFLPEKKHNDLTEPNNSRDSNMKPVETCDMPGEAVSSVREKKQSDTNARCSVLADMHNASPCDVYTDGNEQSRSPNQLNKRMMSSMSKESNNLEMRPASDYAVNYGASSELENNVCRQLDVFASQECESPLEGSMSSSLLAIERQIVLDSGSLFKNLQTATPQKHSGSFVWDDIRKYGNGLSSIQRSIPRLEMLKTSPFSSTLKMNIDSTFLSSGNISKTSPYGSVLKRKKEDAQIKHMDTSAVCCEEKLHSVIQEDGERKHMTNMDNNDVEILESIVDASHPESSTGVTSVQISPIRMSTGTILGEEPVKLAEEGASLSQLTSLGKMRRMNLLTSADRTGGMAVTSGTDSLLSRSAFDHVKDKRATGSPTKSLHSLEKTMPKKLFETTGYRDSHSQDFWLYDQDNNTKTINLAHDADSREDFRNSSQLATVANKLDSPFMDVVPSSSPIIDTNHTKESTETADGRNINLHSLLDKSGATGIFWTPLADRDLKLKSMDENLLIGTDPVRSTKNLTEGWLRASSFHSASPVVHRGDRESSHQKKLVEMHTQSPSRKGLYDVRPKDILNSVSMQDVQVANTSQLRSEFENLSSRKRGRKDVVPGNSNLLDEIERTDRSPKLHKSEGRDSEFLSVCPDKSNDGISRMGPEASLEHWADILSKLLEDSKQLILPSIEKLNLQAIQVLEDVLVNLRGQQIYQFLSNEVRSQKSVVNLANLQHKRIVEMKLLLHRLLHEQVKGQLMRVKQERLLEKVHRLNLGIQEIQMLKLNSLSSISVASATDAQVDYNHSCMAGLEGVKEEEVAGDKLTALRKVLDASERKIISLTKSLQTSCKMKGEPSCGEAIFLVTNHLKKKACCRFTRLGLQLWEVDNLKNMNGQRNMVLNYLGFIIQRLTVNVGPVSHMVVSNELNDVNILKNLPNMDAYTAFEFVISANTTWKYVGSRSLTQETQITSSVLGNLLDVVEEIQVARVELQNLIKACFHCPYVGKLELHLHFVNLRSGTKVALTLDVSCLQWGTYPTEIIPSLSGGPAAMSQKSLPETLSAEITAAIHDLRPGYLRLLRLCRSVSHAVHAWSG; translated from the exons AAGATATCTTTTTCGGCCCTGTATCAGCTAGTTTTATCAGAACTGGAAGGATGTCAGATTCTGTAGCTTCAGATGAAAACCATGATATTACAATGGATTCAACAGCTTTTTCAATGCATTTTCGTAGTCTAGCAAGGTCAGACTCGGAAGACCTGAAAACTCCAGCAGGTGTTCATCTTTCTTTTGATGAGAAAACACCAACCCAGAACACCATACCCACTAATCTTGGAAGCTCAATGGTATTGACTGTAGCTAAGAATCCAATATCCGCATCTTCTACGTCTGTTGAGAAGTTAAGCGGTTGCAGTGATTCTAATGATATGAGTCTTGTTGGAGAAAATCCAGATAGGTATGACTATGGAAGACTATCTTTTGGATTGGATGCACTCTTGGCTGAAGGAACTAAGGACTTGCATGCTGTTCCTATATCTGACAAAGGCATTGTTTCTAATTCACCAATAAACATGAAAAGTAGTTTTTTGCCAGAAAAGAAGCATAATGATCTCACGGAGCCTAACAACAGTAGAGATAGCAATATGAAACCCGTGGAAACTTGTGATATGCCTGGTGAAGCAGTTTCTTCTGTCCGTGAAAAGAAACAGAGTGACACAAATGCTAGATGCAGTGTCTTGGCTGACATGCACAATGCTTCACCTTGTGATGTCTATACTGATGGCAATGAACAAAGCCGGTCTCCTAATCAGTTAAACAAG AGAATGATGTCCAGTATGAGCAAGGAGTCAAACAATTTGGAAATGCGGCCTGCATCAGATTATGCTGTCAATTATGGTGCCTCATCAGAACTAGAAAACAATGTCTGTCGTCAGTTAGACGTGTTTGCCTCACAAGAATGTGAATCCCCATTGGAAGGGTCAATGTCCTCATCATTGTTGGCTATAGAAAGGCAAATAGTTCTTGATAGTGGTAGTTTGTTCAAAAACTTGCAGACTGCAACTCCCCAAAAGCACTCTGGTTCTTTTGTATGGGATGATATCAGAAAATATGGTAATGGCCTATCATCTATTCAGAGAAGCATTCCTCGACTGGAAATGCTCAAGACTTCTCCTTTTTCATCCACACTCAAAATGAATATAGATTCAACATTCTTATCGTCAGGGAACATTTCTAAGACTTCTCCATATGGATCTGTgctgaaaagaaagaaagaagatgctCAGATTAAACACATGGATACTTCAGCTGTTTGTTGTGAAGAAAAACTACATTCTGTTATCCAGGAAGATGGAGAAAGAAAGCATATGACCAACATGGACAATAATGATGTTGAAATTCTGGAGAGCATTGTAGATGCAAGCCATCCTGAAAGCTCTACAGGTGTTACAAGTGTTCAAATTTCTCCAATCCGGATGTCTACGGGCACCATTCTTGGGGAAGAACCTGTTAAACTTGCAGAAGAAGGGGCTTCACTCTCTCAGTTAACTTCGCTCGGAAAGATGAGACGGATGAATCTCTTGACATCAGCAGATCGGACAGGGGGAATGGCTGTTACTTCTGGAACAGATTCCTTGTTGTCAAGGAGTGCTTTTGATCATGTAAAGGATAAGAGAGCAACTGGCTCACCAACTAAATCTCTTCATTCTCTAGAGAAAACTATGCCAAAGAAGTTATTCGAGACAACAGGATATCGGGATAGTCACTCACAAGATTTTTGGCTGTATGACCAGGATAATAATACTAAAACTATAAATTTGGCACATGATGCAGATTCAAGGGAAGATTTTAGAAATTCCAGCCAGTTGGCTACAGTTGCCAATAAGTTGGACTCTCCTTTCATGGATGTAGTACCATCAAGCTCGCCCATCATTGACACGAACCATACTAAAGAATCCACTGAAACTGCTGatggaagaaatattaatcttCATTCCTTGCTAGATAAATCTGGAGCCACAGGGATTTTCTGGACCCCTCTGGCTGATAGGGACCTGAAACTTAAATCTATGGATGAGAATCTCCTGATTGGAACAGACCCAGTGAGATCTACAAAGAACCTTACAGAGGGATGGTTGAGAGCTTCTTCTTTTCATTCTGCTTCTCCAGTTGTTCATAGGGGTGATAGGGAGTCATCACACCAAAAG AAGCTGGTGGAGATGCATACTCAAAGTCCATCAAGGAAAGGGCTGTATGATGTGAGGCCCAAAGATATACTCAATTCAGTTTCAATGCAAGATGTACAAGTTGCCAACACCAGCCAATTGAGAAGTGAATTTGAGAATCTTTCTTCACGgaaaagaggaaggaaagaTGTGGTACCTGGGAACAGTAATCTTTTAGATGAAATTGAGAGGACCGATAGGAGTCCTAAACTTCATAAAAGTGAGGGCCGTGATTCAGAGTTCTTGTCAGTTTGTCCGGATAAAAGTAATGATGGAATATCTAGAATGGGACCTGAGGCAAGTTTGGAGCACTGGGCTGAT ATCTTATCAAAACTTCTGGAAGATTCAAAACAGTTGATTTTGCCATCAATTGAGAAGCTAAATTTGCAAGCA ATTCAGGTGCTGGAAGATGTTTTGGTTAACTTGAGGGGACAGCAAATTTATCAATTCCTTTCCAATGAAGTTCGGTCTCAG AAATCAGTTGTCAATCTCGCTAATCTGCAGCATAAAAG AATAGTGGAAATGAAACTCTTGTTGCATAGATTATTGCATGAACAGGTCAAAGGGCAGTTAATGCGCGTGAAACAAGAGAGGCTACTG GAAAAAGTACATAGATTGAACCTTGGAATTCAGGAGATTcaaatgttaaagttgaatTCTTTGTCAAGCATATCTGTAGCATCTGCAACTGATGCTCAGGTCGATTATAATCATTCTTGTATGGCTGGTTTGGAGGGTGTAAAAGAGGAAGAG GTTGCTGGTGACAAACTAACTGCATTGAGGAAGGTGTTGGATGCatcagaaagaaaaattataagctTGACTAAATCTCTTCAGACCTCTTGTAAGATGAAAGGAGAACCAAGCTGTGGTGAAGCTATATTTTTAGTTACCAATCACTTGAAGAAGAAAGCTTGTTGCAGGTTTACACGCCTGGGCTTGCAG TTGTGGGAAGTTGATAATCTGAAGAATATGAACGGTCAGCGCAATATGGTTCTCAACTATTTGGGCTTCATCATCCAAAG GTTGACAGTAAATGTAGGTCCAGTTTCACATATGGTAGTTTCAAATGAGTTGAATGATGTGAACATCTTGAAG AATCTCCCAAATATGGATGCTTACACTGCTTTTGAGTTTGTGATTAGTGCAAACACCACTTGGAAGTATGTTGGTTCTAGGAGTTTGACTCAAGAAACACAA ATAACCAGTTCAGTTTTAGGTAATTTGCTAGATGTTGTTGAGGAGATACAAGTAGCACGGGTTGAACTTCAAAATCTTATCAAAGCATGTTTTCATTGTCCATATG TTGGAAAGCTTGAACTTCATCTACATTTTGTCAACCTTAGAAGTGGTACAAAGGTGGCATTGACTCTTGATGTGTCGTGTTTACAATG GGGCACATATCCTACGGAGATTATTCCGTCTTTATCGGGGGGACCAGCTGCCATGTCGCAAAAATCACTGCCTGAAACACTCTCAGCTGAAATTACAGCTGCAATTCATGATCTGAGACCTGGATATTTAAGGCTTTTGCGTCTTTGTCGGAGCGTATCCCATGCGGTTCACGCTTGGAGTGGGTAA